The sequence tgagaaatatatgtgtcttaccacatataaatcaggaaagaaatatgtgattgaaaaactaccaatgctccctactggattgcattatacacatatacgtcccattgaatcaaacatggtaattgataattcttcaatattaaccaattggcatgatcgattaggacatcctggttcaacaatgatgcgaagaattatagaaaatacacatggtcatccattgaaagaccagaagatctttcagaataataagtttcaatgtaaagcatgttctcttggaaaacttattataagaccatcaccagccaaaatccaaactgaatcaccaatgtttcttgaacgtattcagggtgatatttgtggaccaatccatccaccatgtggaccattcagatactttatggtattgattgatgcctccagcagatggtcacatgtatgtttattgtcaactcgaaatgttgcatttgcaagattacttgctcaaataataaaattgaggaatcaatttcccgattatacaatcaagaaaattagacttgataatgctggtgaatttacttcccagactttcaatgattattgtatgtctatgggaatcattgttgagcatcctgttgctcatgtacatactcaaaatggattggctgaatcattgattaaacgtctgcaaatgattgctagaccaatgattatgaaaacaaagctccctatttctatatggggacatgcaattttacatgctgcttcattaattcgcatcagaccaagtgcatatcataaatactccccattgcagcttgcatttggtaaagaaccagacatttctcatctgagaatttttggatgtatggtgtatgtgcctattgcaccacctcaacgaaagaaaatgggacctcaaagaaagattggaatttatattggttatgatagtccatcgatcattcgatatcttgaaccacagacaggcgacgtgttcacagcacgttttgctgattgtcattttaatgaggaaatcttcccaatgttagggggagaacagaaacataccgaaaaagaaattacatggtatgtatcatcattgttacatctggatccaagaacaaaacaatgtgaaaaagatgtacagcaaattgtgcacttgcaaagaatagcaaatcaaataccagatgcatttgcagacacaaaaggggtaactaaatcatatatacatgctgcaaatgcccctgctcgaattgaaattccgaagaaacaaattgaagatagtcatgatgtcattaaacgcctgaagcgtggaaggccagttggttccaaggataaaaatcctcgaaaaagaaaattcatagagaaacacaatgatcacaaaatagagaatgatgttcctgaagaaacacataatgatcacaaaatagagaatgatgttcctgaagaaacacatgatgatgaaaatgttttgtcagaaccacaaactgacgagaatcatgaaatctctatcaattatattaatactggaaaaatatggaaccgaaaagatatagaagaaattgatgatatattttcttataatgtggcaatcgacatcataaatgataatgaagatcatgaaccaaaatcttttggtgaatgtaaaaatcggcaggattggataaaatggaaagatgccatccaggttgaattggattcgctaaataaacgtaatgtttttggacctatagtccttacacctgaaggtgtaaaacctgttggatacaaatgggtttttattcgaaagcgaaatgagaaaaatgaaatagtaagatataaagctcgacttgttgcacaaggtttttctcaaaggcctggaattgattatgaagaaacgtattctcctgtgatggatgcaattacgtttcggtatttgattagcttggcagtatctgaaaatttagaaatgcgtcttatggatgttgttacagcctacttatatggatcacttgatagtaatatatatatgaaaatccctgaaggatttaagatgcctgaagcacaaagttcaaaacccagagaatgttattctgtgaaattactaagatcattatatgggttgaagcaatccggcagaatgtggtataataggctaagtgatcacttgatgaaaaagggatatgtaaataattcaatatgcccttgtgttttcattaagaaaacaacatccggatgcgtaattattgctgtatatgttgatgatttaaacatcattggaacaaataaggaaattcaagaagttgtgtcatacttgaaagaagaatttgaaatgaaggatcttggaaaaaccaagtattgtctgggtttacaaattgaacaaaaagaatgtggaatatttgttcaccagacaaattatacagaaaagatccttaaacgttttaatatggacaaatcaaatcctttaagtactccaatggttgttagatcattaaacatagaaaaggatccattccgtccatgtgaagatgatgaagatattcttggtccagaagtaccatatctaagtgctatcggtgcccttatgtatcttacaaattgtacaaggcctgatatatcttttgccgtaaatttattggcaagatttagcacatatccaacaaagagacattggaacggaattaaacatatattccgttatctacgaggaacgacagacttgggacttttgtattcaaaagatgctaatccaagtataattggttatgccgatgctggatacttatctgatccacacaaagcacgttctcaaactggatatgtatttactcgtggaggcactgcaatttcttggcgttcacagaaacaaacacttgtaacaacttcatcaaatcatgccgagattattgcactacatgaagcaagccgtgaatgtgtgtggttaaaatcaatgactcaacatatccaaatctcatgcggattatcattcgacgagaagcctgtgatactatatgaagataatgctgcatgtgttgctcaaatgaaagaaggatacataaaaagcgacagaactaaacatattcctcctaagttcttcgcattcaccaaggagcttgagaagaataaatgtattgatgttcgtcacattcaatcaagtgaaaactcatcagatctcttcacaaaggcacttcctacgacaatattcagaaagcacatatataatattgggatgcgcaatctacgaaatttgtgaagaattgttcgtgtcaacatgagggggagtttacgtgactgcactctttttcccttactatggtttttatcccaatgggtttttcctagtaaggtttttaacgaggcagtataaaaacacgtaatgtatacaatcattatgatcatcatcacaagggggagtgttgaaaaattatttaaaaatgtgttaaatatttgtgttgaaaatgtgaatgttgaatgttgaaaattaggtaaaattaggtgttgaatattgaaaattagtgtgtgatgatgtaggtaatgatgtattttatttttggattatttgtaaaaattttctataaatagatctctcatttgtgaagaaaatcacaattgagttgagagaaaaatattataaagtgtgtagtgtgataattttgagagtttgagatttttatttttttaccgtaaatttttactttttcacaacagttttgtacaaactttaaaaattattttttaaaaaaaattcaaaatatttttttttattgaaataataattgttttaatataATACGTTTTGTTGGTATATACTCGTACGTGTTTCTCGAATCCAAAGGAcagtaaaagttttaaaaaaaatttatcatttaaagACTTGGATGCTCGTATGGATCATCTAATGCGTTAATAAACATCTATTCATAGGATGTTTTAGAATTCATACCACCAAAGGAATCACGTTTGGGAATGAAGTCTTCAACAAGTCTGGATGTCAAAGCGAAATTAGCTCTTCTTATATTTTtccaataaatattatattttaaaaattaatttatataacacTGCACACAGACTACTCGTAAATATAGGTTTAGTTCAATATATCCTTTTGCCTACTGTTTAATTGTCGGCTGTCAAATGCATGCACTCAACAAAAGCACGAGCTTTAATTATTTTCTCCTCATCGTCATCATTACTAGTTTCATCGATCAGCTTCTGCAAGAAAActatatcataaaaaattttgttgtaAAGGATTACCTTCTAATACATCTTCTCTAAATTgtgtttaaaacattaaaaaaaaaatcacccaCAAAATGtatgatttaatatttatgAAGAAATTATCGTATAATTTTgaagaatataaaaaatttggtAGTTAAAAGGTACTATTAAAGATTTATATATTGCTTATATATAAGCAAAAAGTTGCCATTATCCATTTAATATCTCAcctattttaatttcttaaagaaatataatttagaAGAAGAAGTAGCACGtgcttttaatttttatttaacaaaGTGGAAGTCAAAGAAACATGCGCGCAGGCCACAGTTTGGACTACGTAGTGAAGAAAAGTCTTCAGTCCAACCCAattattaaaatactaaaaattttcCGTGTTTTGACTTTCACAAACTTGGAATCTTTCCTCTTTCTCCAAAGCTATAAAAACAAACGCTCCCAACACCAAACATGTTCAACTCAATCCACACGAGCAGATTAACATATCTTCAACAATTTTATAAGCTCGATTTTCATTCCATCTTCTATGGCTGAAATCGAAGTTCCCCCATATTTTGTCTGTCCCATTTCTTTGGAAATCATGAAAGATCCGGTAACAATGTCGACCGGGATAACATACGACAGGGATAGCATCGAGAAATGGATATTTTCTCAGAATAACAACACTTGCCCGGTAACAAAGCAGGCTCTTTCCGACCCCGAATTGACCCCAAACATCACTCTCCGGCGGCTCATCCAGTCATGGTGCACGGTCCACGCCTCACAAGACATCGAAAGACTGCCGACGCCGAAATCTCCAGTCTGCAAATCCCAGATTCTGAAGCTTATCACTGATGCCGCTGCCGCCTCCCCACAAAGGCAGATGGAGTGTTTGAAGAGACTTAAGTCAATTGCTTCTCAGAATCAGACCAATAGAAGATCCATGGAAACGGTGGGCACAGCCGAATTCTTGGCCTCGTTGATTATGAACAAAACCCTCGAAGCATCGCGCGCTGAAGTACTTGAAGATTCCTCGGAACTTACAAGAGTCTCCCACGAATCCTTGAGTATTCTTTACAGTCTGCAGTTATCAGAATCGGGCCTGAAATCACTCAACAATACCGAATTAATCGAATCTTTGACCCGCGTGATGCAAACGGGAAGCTACGAATCGCGGGCATACGCAATCATGCTGTTAAAGTCAATGCTAGAAGTAGCTGAAccagatcaactgattcatctaAGCCCAGAATTCTTCACCCAATTAACACAAATCTTGAGAGATCAAATCTCGGAAAAAGCCACAAAATCGTCACTCAAAGCGTTGGCCATTTCTTGCTCATGGGGGAGGAATAGGATAAAAGCGGTGAATGCCGGAGCAGTGCCTCTACTGATCGATCTTCTGCTGAATTCTTCCGACAAAAGGGCTTCTGAAATGATCCTAACGGTGTTGGAAATGCTGTGCCAGATCGCCGAGGGGAGATCCGAGCTGCTCCAGCACGGCGCCGGATTAGCCATCGTTTCGAAAAAGATACTTAGGGTTTCCAATGGAGCTAGCGAAAGGGCAGTTAGAATTCTTCATTCCATCTCCAAATTTTCTGCGAATCATAGGATTTTGCAGGAGATGTTGCAGATTGGTGTTGTTAATAAATTGTGCTTGGTGCTTCAAGTTGATTGTGGATCCAAGTCCAAGGATAGAGCTAGGGAGATTCTTAAGTTGCATGCTCGAGCTTGGAGGAACGCTTCTTGCATACCTAGCAATTTGAATTCTTCATATCCAAATTGAAATGGATGAAAGATTTAAGTGATGGGAGTAAATGATTGATCATCTAGAGTTTTCTATAGAAATTTAGGTAGAAAAtgaatataatgcatatacatgTATAGAGAAAAGGCAGAAAATGTGTCCAAATTGAATACTTTTCTTAAAACATATTGTTTGGGACTCCAAATTTTTTGGGAAGTTGAATGTTTATCGGAAAGATTTGTTTTCATGATCTTTGATGCAACCAAAAACTTACTTTTGGTTTCGTCCGTTGAGTAAAATTTTCAATAACCTGAGGGCTCGGCAATCTTCAGAGCTCGGATCGGCAAATATGGACCTTGGGTGGATCTGCACAGAGACTAGCAATATTTAGAGGGTTTCGTAGATGTTTCATGTGTGACCctccgatgcttaagttagTACTCAACCAAGACGTAAGAGTACGAGAAACGTAATGTTGTGTGATAGCAATATGTGAATATATTAAACCGTAGAACATAATTGGTATTTATAGATATGTAGGGATTGGTTAGCTTGTAGAAGAAGTAATTTAGTTGGGAGAGTCTTTCATATATATAGGTTACTTTTAGCCTGATTTGCCTTGCTAAAAGTTGAGATAAATTTGTATATATCCGAATTTTTTTAGATTCTTTCcttatcattatatatttatatgcataTTCCATATTTGTAATGATCTTCGTAGAATTGATAATCATAACATGATGCGTCGCTTCTCGGCTCAGCTTTGTTATGTCTGGAGGGGCTTGGGTAGCCAATTGTTTGCACCTTATCCGATGGTGAAGTGAGACCGAGGACTTGGCCCAATGGTCTCATCAAGAATTCTTCATATATCGACTAAAGTTCGAGTCTTCTGATtaggatataaaaaaaaaagaaaagaaaaaaagaaagtaaaaaagtATGAAGTTTTCCAAGTACTATGTTGGGTCAAAGTCGAGCCGAGtgatttttgtttgtttatctTCAATCTAGGTCGTCCATATTGTACAGTTTGGATCTTCATCTGCATTATCTATTTCAacaccatttaaaaattataagttGAAGTCACCTATTCCTCATATATTATTTGCCTCATTGAACTATCAATTATCCTccctcaaaataaataaaataaaactatcAATTCCCaacttgtacaatatttttttacagaAAAACTCATGTGACCGTCTCACGAATCAACTTTATGAAATAGACCTAATCGAACCAGCACCATTGTTTTTTAAAGGACCTCCTTTTAACTATACCCATTCCACAATTAAACCATCTatgttattaatttataaatttgttctcTTTAAACTATCAATTATATCGCTTatgcaatatatttttcaaaaacaaaaacctcattaacaaaataaatcaaTACATTTTTAAAACCTTATAGTTTCAATTACATGCATAGATCCATCTAAAGTTAAACATAAATAGACAggtttaaaaataattgatttagcataaaaattttgTGTTAGGTTTAAAAATCATTGatttggctttttttttttttttttttttttttttttttttttttNAACTTTTCACGCTGGTAGTGAATACAATTTGCCCTTGCTTCACTGCTTTGTATTATCCATGCATAACAAAATAAACGAAACCCTTGCGATTCCTTGTATTGGCTGTATT comes from Primulina huaijiensis isolate GDHJ02 chromosome 2, ASM1229523v2, whole genome shotgun sequence and encodes:
- the LOC140971539 gene encoding E3 ubiquitin-protein ligase PUB22-like encodes the protein MAEIEVPPYFVCPISLEIMKDPVTMSTGITYDRDSIEKWIFSQNNNTCPVTKQALSDPELTPNITLRRLIQSWCTVHASQDIERLPTPKSPVCKSQILKLITDAAAASPQRQMECLKRLKSIASQNQTNRRSMETVGTAEFLASLIMNKTLEASRAEVLEDSSELTRVSHESLSILYSLQLSESGLKSLNNTELIESLTRVMQTGSYESRAYAIMLLKSMLEVAEPDQLIHLSPEFFTQLTQILRDQISEKATKSSLKALAISCSWGRNRIKAVNAGAVPLLIDLLLNSSDKRASEMILTVLEMLCQIAEGRSELLQHGAGLAIVSKKILRVSNGASERAVRILHSISKFSANHRILQEMLQIGVVNKLCLVLQVDCGSKSKDRAREILKLHARAWRNASCIPSNLNSSYPN